A single window of Oncorhynchus keta strain PuntledgeMale-10-30-2019 chromosome 34, Oket_V2, whole genome shotgun sequence DNA harbors:
- the upk1a gene encoding uroplakin-1a: protein MADGKGFTCLMVILILGNIFGAAAGLALCALAIWVAVDQFKLYPISGVSGKDDIFAGAWIAIFTGFAFFCMCVFGILAAAKKSRALMLTYLILMLIIYIFECASCITAVTHRDYLVGNSNLVKKQMLKYYAADGDSGSQITLTWNKVMKEVRCCGTDGPVDWIEYNSTFREKFGTDYPWPTHCCKRKNNYEVVNVDACKNGQNTTMFTKGCFNHIESVFSRYTWAISWYGFAVLMFMFWLLILAMVYYLML from the exons ATGGCTGATGGAAAGGGATTCACCTGTCTTATGGTCATTCTCATCCTGGGGAATATATTTGGAGCT GCAGCAGGTCTTGCCCTTTGCGCTCTGGCCATCTGGGTTGCAGTAGATCAATTCAAGCTCTACCCTATATCTGGTGTGTCGGGGAAAGATGACATCTTTGCCGGGGCCTGGATTGCCATTTTCACAGGCTTTGCCTTCTTCTGCATGTGTGTCTTTGGTATCTTGGCTGCTGCGAAGAAGAGCCGTGCCTTAATGCTAACG TATCTGATCCTGATGTTGATCATCTACATATTTGAGTGTGCCTCGTGTATCACTGCAGTCACCCACAGAGACTAT CTGGTTGGAAACAGTAATCTGGTGAAGAAGCAGATGCTGAAGTACTATGCAGCCGATGGTGACTCTGGCAGTCAGATCACACTGACATGGAACAAAGTGATGAAAGAGGTGA GGTGTTGTGGAACGGATGGCCCAGTGGACTGGATAGAGTACAACTCCACCTTCAGGGAGAAGTTTGGTACAGACTACCCCTGGCCCACCCACTGCTGCAAGAGGAAGAACAACTACGAGGTGGTGAATGTGGATGCCTGCAAGAACGGCCAGAACACCACCATGTTCACTaag GGCTGCTTCAACCACATTGAGTCTGTGTTCAGTCGATATACATGGGCTATCAGCTGGTATGGTTTCGCTGTGCTAATGTTTATG TTCTGGCTGTTGATCCTGGCCATGGTGTACTACCTGATGCTGTGA
- the zmp:0000000951 gene encoding uncharacterized protein zmp:0000000951: MQHVTDLVNIEVNGVQMLFLKNLPPRQTSRRQGLLNTRGKNSDISLKSKSAYNFILCLQGRLTELMITGKLSEEMVELLLAPWRSSPRATGLEGKLVAALELYDHFPLDVAVTGGTQEANTQLARALCGLGNEEEEEEEEEEEEEEEEEEEEEEEEEEEEEEEKSKDEEASDDDEIEILGTLTKVFEKEGKGQVKESEQDDNKRDDPPTENQPIVLHPKSPMVLHPKIPNIRIWTIPSLDGQNHPIEHFDVLVVLTSVQHQDNLPGPIMELCDRDQPLFLVRAEQEWDLVQEKLIGPCKTCAWERMRARQMEIERKRLAATAGDAEVPEDVKQTLLELREIGATMTTALPELRKKAFCQFMVDVFRENRVPKLLRNDEQSLLSAGLRMDKVRPGDIDRNGHLFQSRDLTNPPSRLLSALTALEHLRLDLGVLGQTGCGSSSLVNSLLGLKNQDERASPTGVTETTMEALGFPHPELPNVWLWDLPGMGRVGELAPSSTKTDQKALSSSLQPPSPFPPMSLTPLHPLCDVYILVSPLRLSQVCVQLLQSLSAQGRMCYLVLSKADLMGEGAVEEVRRWSEEALGRLGLKHTTFLVSALHPGELDFPRLQELLCSALASHRKAALVHYVVELLESEVWGGKDQADPCKLQ, encoded by the exons ATGCAGCATGTGACTGACTTGGTCAACATTGAAGTGAATGGGGTTCAGATGTTATTCCTAAAGAACTTACCACCTCGGCAAACCTCCAGAAGACAAGGATTACTCAATACAAGAGGAAAAAACAGTGATATTAGCCTTAAAAGCAAGTCTGCATATAATTTTATTTTATGTCTGCAAG GGAGATTAACTGAGCTCATGATTACTGGTAAACTGAGTGAAGAAATGGTAGAGCTGCTGCTTGCACCATGGCGATCGTCTCCACGGGCGACGGGACTGGAGGGCAAGCTGGTGGCGGCATTGGAACTGTATGACCACTTCCCTTTAGATGTGGCTGTTACTGGGGGAACCCAGGAGGCCAACACTCAACTGGCCAGAGCACTGTGTGGGTTaggaaatgaggaggaggaggaggaggaagaggaggaggaagaggaagaggaggaggaggaggaggaggaagaggaagaggaggaggaggaggaggaggagaaaagtaAGGATGAGGAAGCTAGTGATGATGATGAAATTGAGATTTTGGGGACTCTGACTAAAGTGTTTGAGAAAGAAGGAAAAGGACAGGTTAAGGAAAGTGAGCAGGACGACAACAAGAGAGATGACCCTCCCACTGAGAACCAACCGATCGTCCTGCACCCCAAATCACCAATGGTCCTGCACCCTAAAATCCCCAACATTCGGATTTGGACAATTCCAAGCCTCGATGGCCAAAACCACCCTATTGAACACTTCGATGTGTTGGTGGTCCTCACCTCAGTGCAGCACCAGGACAACCTCCCAGGGCCTATCATGGAGCTCTGCGACAGGGACCAACCGCTGTTCTTAGTCAGAGCTGAACAGGAGTGGGACCTGGTCCAGGAGAAGCTCATAGGACCCTGTAAGACCTGTGcctgggagagaatgagagcccGTCAGATGGAGATTGAGAGGAAGAGGCTGGCAGCCACAGCTGGAGATGCTGAAGTCCCAGAGGATGTGAAGCAAACGTTACTAGAGTTAAGGGAAATTGGAGCGACCATGACTACAGCTCTGCCTGAGCTGAGAAAGAAAGCCTTCTGTCAGTTCATGGTGGATGTTTTCAGAGAAAACAGAGTTCCAAAACTGCTGAGGAATGACgaaca GTCTCTGCTGTCAGCTGGACTGAGAATGGATAAGGTGCGTCCGGGGGACATTGATCGGAATGGACACCTGTTCCAGTCCAGAGATCTGACCAACCCCCCATCCAGACTTCTCTCCGCCCTCACGGCCTTGGAGCACCTCCGACTGGACCTGGGGGTCCTGGGGCAGACGGGTTGCGGAAGCTCCAGCCTAGTCAACTCCCTCCTGGGCTTGAAGAACCAGGACGAGAGGGCGTCTCCCACTGGAGTCACTGAAACCACCATGGAGGCTCTGGGGTTCCCACACCCTGAGCTGCCTAATGTCTGGCTGTGGGATCTACCAGGCATGGGCAGGGTGGGGGAACTGGCTCCCTCATCGACCAAGACAGATCAGAAGGCTCTTTCATCTTCTCTGCAACCTCCATCTCCATTCCCTCCGATGTCGCTGACTCCTCTGCACCCACTATGTGATGTCTACATCCTGGTCTCGCCTCTCAGGCTTAGCCAGGTCTGTGTCCAGCTGCTGCAGAGTCTGTCAGCTCAGGGGAGGATGTGCTACCTGGTCCTCTCCAAGGCTGACCTAATGGGGGAAGGAGCTGTTGAAGAGGTTAGAAGGTGGAGTGAGGAGGCCCTAGGTCGACTAGGCCTCAAACATACCACTTTCCTGGTGTCAGCTCTCCACCCAGGGGAGCTGGACTTCCCCAGGCTGCAGGAGCTGTTGTGTAGTGCACTGGCTTCCCACAGAAAGGCTGCCCTTGTTCATTATGTTGTAGAACTTTTGGAATCAGAGGTGTGGGGGGGAAAGGACCAGGCAGACCCTTGTAAGCTTCAGTGA